The nucleotide sequence AATCGTTTTTCTGTTGCAGGTTTTGCTGGCTCAATTGACGGGGCAAACGGAATATCAGAACGCCGCGCGCGCTTTTTGCGATTTCTCGGTGCGCCAGCAAAAACGCACCCCGAAGGGGCTGCTCTATATCGACAAATTCGGTACTTTGTGCCATGCCGCGAACGTGGCGTTCGTTTGCCTGGAGGCGGCTGACTCTCCCGATATCGGCAATCCCCAGGAATACCGTGAATTCGCCGAACAGCAAGTTCACTATATGCTGGGCAGTGGTGGTAAGCTTTAATAAAACGGTACTGCAAAGAATTGTAGTCGTAACCTAGAAAATTCTATTACTTTCGTTAATAAATGCGGCGCAAGGTACAAAAATATTCAATGGACATTGTCCACGTATTGGATTGTCGTTAGATTTCCCTGAATTTGTCATAATTTTCGTAAAGTATCTTGGAGGATTTTCTGATGTTTAAGATTTAGATTTTCTGATGTTTGCTTTCCTTAACATGCAATTTAGCAATTTTATTCTCCTAATGGGTATATTTGTATGCACCATAGGTAGTCGTgctaatttaattacattgtaattcaaattCGCAATGTAATTATATTGTGTTTCAATTACGTAGTAATTTAACCGCGTTGTAATTGAATAACAATATTCAAACCTTTCAGTTAATTCAattgctaattattttaatgacgagtgaaattcaaatgcaatgcaattgaaataaaagaaagttgaaatacaatgtaattgaatagaatcaaattgaatacgatataattgaatagaatctaattgaatacgatataattgaatagaatctaattgaatacgatataattgaatagaatctaattgaatacgatataattgaatagaatctaattgaatacgatataattgaatagaatctaattgaatacgatataattgaatagaatctaattgaatacgatataattgaatagAATCTAATTGAATACGATACAATTGAATAGAATCTAATtgaatacgatataattgaatagAATCTAATTGAATACGATATAATCGAATAcaacgtaattgaaatacagttcACCAAATTGCTGTCCAGAACTTTGAAGAATTGAGATATTTTCCCTTGCTAAGAAAGGGGCGAGGGGGTATTCCACTTGCTCAGCCTAGTCTGCACGCCCGTAGTCCCTCCAAATGATCTCCCGAAACCCACTATTATTGATAAACAAGAGGTCCCACAAGCTAATCCACGCGAGGAGCAAGGGGCAAGGAGAATCGGTCGGCCGCTCCACCTAATCACGTCACTTGTTCAGCGCGTAGCATAGCCAATAATAATCAAAAGTCTGGGATCAACAAATATTGGAAGAGACCAGGTGGAACGCGGGTGACCGATTCCCCTTGCCCCTTGCCCCATGCGCCATTTCATTTACGCGTAGTGTttcaattcttcaatttttggcATCCGTGTCATTGTTTTCAATCGAAGCATACGCATCTGACAATGAAAAGATGCAACAGAAAAGAACACTTCTTCAACGTTTCCAAAAGagaacacagtaatgtctctctctctctctctctctctctctctctctctctctctctctccctctctctctctaattgacgctcaggttgtccacaaaaatgaacaatttggaaagaggagatacgattattcgagccttgcggttcgtttttatagttacgaatcgtcgacaactataaaaacgagctacaaggctcgaataattgtatatcctcttcctaaattgtccatttttgtgcagaatcttagcgtcaattagggagacaccACTGTATCCCCTTAACGCGAAAATAAACCGGTTTCACTAGATTCCGTACACGAACTATTATAAACCAGACTATAAACTATCAGTTTTCTGCAATTAGGGAGGAGCTACGTAATCGGCTGGGGTCGAAATCCTCCGAAGCAGCCCCACCACGCGGCTTCGTCTTGCCCCGACAAACCCGCGGCTTGCGGATGGCCTGAATTCGACAAGGATGCTCCGAATCCTCAAATTCTGTACGGGGCGTTGGTTTCCGGTCCCGATGAGGCAGACAAGTTCCATGATCATCGAGATGATTACGTGTACACCGAAGTTACGTTGGACTATAATGCTGGTTTCACTAGCGCGCTCGCAGGGTTGTTGCAGTTACGGGTCAAAAGCACCACTTAACGAGCGACCGTTGGTCACAGCGCGAACTTCTAATTGCGAATGAATCAGTTCGTTAGTTTCAGCGACGTTTTTGCGCGAGAAACGGTATTGCGAGACCCATGATTCTAGAACTTCGCCGAGGATTAAATTTTACGGATACGTTCTGTGAACCTAAGCGAGAACAAattttatgtaattattaatttttaaaatgaGAAATTGTTCATGCGATTTCTCATTTTTCGTTTTAGACGAAGTATAGAAGAAAATTGGAATAAGTAGAATTTCATCGCAGATAACTGAGAATTGTATCAAGTCTTATTGAATTTTGTTCTTTATCGCTTTTCGATAAGATTGTTATGCTGTCGATGCATAAAGATTCACGCTACTAATTGTTCGTGATGCTTTTCTCAGCGGAAATTCTTCATTAAATTGTTATAATAGAGAGATTATGCATAAAGGAAACTATCAGTTTGATCAAATAATTAGTAAAGAATACAAGCATACCGAACGCAAAGAAGATAAGAATCTAAATCGAACTCAGTTCAGATTTGTAAAGCGTGTTTTTTTTTAGAGTGATAGAACTTCCAATATGGTTATCTGTCATTTGACACTTGGTAGATAACATTTTGTTTTGACATTTCAGTTCAGTAAGCTTTGACAAATCAACGTGGAAAGTCTGAAGCCGCAGCAACGTTTACAAATTGTGGAAATTTATTTCCAAAATCAGTGTTCGGTTCGTTCAATTTATTGAAAGGACAATTTGgtgacaaaattatttcaaGAAATGGTCCAGTGATTTGGCCTTCAAGATCATGCGATCTTATGCCTTTggattatttttttctttttttgaggAGGTTTATGCTGAGAAACCAGTAACAATTGACGCCATGGGAACAGACATAACTcgtgttattaacgaaatacatCCCCAATTACCTGAAAAAGTGGTTAAAAATTGAACCGATCCAATCCGATTCATCAAAGTTAGTCGCAGTAGACATATGAcggaaattattttcaaaacttAAATGTCACAAAATTatctttaaaattaaaaaaattggcTTCAATCTTAAATTTTTATGTGTTTTATGCCAATTCAAAGTTCTATCTAAAAACGCCTAAGTTCTAACTAAAAAAAACGCCctttataaataaatagtacTAGTTTCTTGTCACTGGTGCTAGATATTAGAAGATATTAAATAAAGAAGCGAAATATTTATTAAGTAACATGAAATAAATTTCAATGGAGGATAAAATTGAAAACTCAATTTAATATTACCAGTTATTTGATATCTTCACATGCAACGGTGACAGATTTTGCAAACTAATAAAGTGTTACACAGAAAGGTAACTAGTTCATGTGATAGACGTTGATGCTGATTTTAATTAGAATTATTTCTACTAGAATACGTTGTGTACATAATAACTATGAAATAGATCGAATATAACAACAcagttaattaatataattggaAGCATTATTTAGGATTCGTTATGCGAGTTTGAAATTACCGTTTAAGGGGAACTTGTTTAAAACAAGAAATTGTGAATTCAGAGTTATATCTTCGCTCGGTTGCAAATAGAtcaaattgaaagaaaaaaaaaacagaaatattatttATGACGTAACATAGAACCGTATATCGTAGCGAATGGAATTTTTATAATTAGCCTAGTACGCATAGCATATGTAATAATTATCAGATTTGCCTGACAATTATTGATTATTTCTACTAGCGCAGATATTTATAAACATTTACGCAGGTGCAACGTGGTTTAGTTTTCTCGGTAATTTTGTAGAAAATTGTAATAGATGAATAAGGAGGTCAACAGAAAATAATAGTATACAAACAACTGTTAATGTTCATGACAAACACCGTTAGTCAATTGTATcgtttaataaatttttttaatacgaAACTATGAATAACAGAAATTTTGCGTTGTCCAATAGAAGTTTTACCATCGAAGTTTCCTTCGTTATAAAACAAATCGTAAGAAATTGTAACGATGGTTAAGGAAAGGGAGAATGAATTCGCAGTGAACTGACAACGTCGCTGAATGCACTGTGTGCAACGAAATGTACAATGGTCTGCCAGTACCAGTTATGTCAATTGTATTGGCAACAAGTGCAATCACGATCGATCATTACTCCGTAGCATCTACCGCTCTTGTTCATATCACTATGCCGAGGAAATCTTTGAAGTATTTCACGTTAATCGTTCTATTTCTGTTCGTAACGAGTGTGCATCTTCAGAACCTGATTAGAACAGGTAAGGTCATTTGCTTTATTACTATAATCTCCGActttttataattacattatgcAAACAAACTATTTCAACGAAAATCAATCGACATCTTCGTAAATTGTCTTGCAAACACACAAAATCAAGCAAATTGATTGACACGCAAATAAGCTAGAAGCTGTATCAATGCGTGATTATGCTTCTTGTaaaattacgattattattattattctctatATTAGACAGAGAATTATCTATATTAGATAGATTATCTTCTCCTCTATATTACATAGAAACAGTTCTGCAAAATATTCGTTACGTAAATGTACTTTCCTAAAAATTGATATTCTCGTTCGATCTAATTGACTAAAATAAATCGGACATTCGTTAACATAATCCACGAAACGCGtcgaattacaaaattatttcagTTCTATCAAATGATATAAAGAATAGTTTCGTTGGAACAGAATTGATTGATAGgattcatttatttcgtatcCTGATTACGGAATATGTGATTTTTTGTTTAACAATAGAAATTGGTGGCAATAATCATTTAGCATGCGCGTACGTGCATTGCGAGAAGGCCGAGTCATGCGTGCACCGTAGATTTCGGTGCAAAAATCCTCCGTGTCCCGGCATGCTTTATTGCGCGAAATCTCGTAAAGGTAAGCAGCTCAGCGAATTTTCTAACTAGATGGAGGTCTTTACTGCGTATTACAAGTCAAGGTCTCGAAAATCTCTCGGTGAGCATTGAGTGCATTATTAAATGATTTTATATGGATTTCGTTAACTCGTGTACGCATCAAATATTCAGAATCACAGAGAGGCCCTTCTACCTGCGATACCGTGCACTGTAGCAACGGATTCTTGTGCATGGTGAAAGTTCGACAATGCATTTGGGACCAGAGTAAGTAGATCGATAAATTTACGCAAACGGAATTGAGGAAAAATCGGAGAATCGGAAACGTTCAAGATAATTatattgggtcgttcggaaagttgtttcgttcattcgcgaaaaaaaaaaatgaaagaagacGACTTGTTAATGCTTAGTGTAAAAAAGACAAAAACTTTTGTCAGTTTTCTGGCagctttgaaatcttatgcTAGTAGAAGACCTTGTTTTTTATTCGCAAAATACTGACTCGAGTGCCTTTTAAACACCGAtacaatttttttgaaaaacgaaacaacttttcgAACGATCCAATAGAACAATGTTTGTTTTATCTGATCTCTGTACCTGCGGATCTTTCGAGACATAAACGAGATGGTGCATTTTGAAACACTAGgcagattaaaagaatttaacgaCGTCGATGTATTATTTCCAACTCGGTAAGATTATtcgagagaggaaaagagggagagagagagagagagagagagagaaatttctGTATGTCTACTATTTCTTAAAGTAGATctaatacaattttaaatagtaaaaatattaGAGGAATTTGagattgttataatattattttcaatttattgaaatGCTTGAGAGattaaataaatgtttatttagCTCCTGTTTGTTGCAATTGCGGAGAATTTTTGTTTTTCATAAACAACCGCAGTCCAATTATtcgtattataaaattattaagtattataattgttgaaaaaggGATAAATAGAAATCGATAACGATATCTCAAACGGTCAACAACGTTTAAGAGTTTCAAGAGTACCAAATGATTCGCTGGTTTTCATCGTATTTACCAGAGTGCAAGCAACAGATAGCAAGATGCGTGTCTCAGCAGGAGTATTACGATGGTCCGGCATCCTGTGCCGGGTTCAAGTGCCTTCAAGGACACCAGTGTATCCTCCGGGAGTCACTTTGCGCCAATCCACCCTGCAAACTACTACGGAGCTGCAGCAAGAACAGAGGTCAATCTTAACGCCATTATTTACTCGCAGTGTCAACTGTGTTAGTCTTAATTCCTGTCAAAGTTTATTATACCTGAATCGCAGATTTGATACATTTATAAAAAATGTGAGTAGATGAAATTTAAACTAATAGACAGATTAAACGAATTTACGTATATCGTTAGATTATTTGCAACTTAACGATATTATTAGAGATTTTGTGTAAACACTTTTGTGTAAAACATGTTTTTAAGTAAATTATCGCTTATAAAAATCTCCGAGCACAGATTTTTACTCGTCTTTACGTCTTAAAAAAGATAGACCGAAACCAGAAGAGTTAAAATACTCATAAATTTTGTCGTCATAAATTTTAGCAGATATAACACATTgacattattaaattctttgaatatttctattattttatattacaacCGTTCAATTTTGCTATAATTGCGTAAAATCTGGAGTCGAATTATTGCACTATAACTGCGGTCGATTAATCATTTATAATCAACTACAATTAATTTATACACGACTTTTAGATTCGTGTTCAGCGCATCGAAATCTATAAGAACGCTTATTAAAGTAAACGCATGATCGTTGTTTGACATTGTTATCGACTCGAAGATAATCTTTAATGGAAAAGATCTATTTCTTAGACGTGCACACTTGGTTCGGCGAATGTCGAAGTTTGGGTTGTTCATCGGAGTTTGACTGCTTCTTACGAAGACCACGGAACACCTGCTCGAATCCGCCCTGTAAACATACGACGGATTGCATAACGGCTGCAGGTACAATGGAGAAGAAATGTAACGTCTTCGTACAATTAATCGAGATAATTATTATGTTCGCGATGTTAACAGAAAATGAAATGGCGGATGAGCATTGTCGCGGATGGATATGTCCTCGAAAGCACAAATGTGTGGCGGAAACTGTGACATCCTGCGAATCGAACAACTGCAACGTGAATAGAACATGCATCGCGATACCGCAAAATAATTCATCTTTTGCGAGAAGATCGCTGAGCAACGAAGACATTAACGTTCAATCCCCCGAAGACAACGTTAAAGTATTCTTTCATCATTCGCACAGTAACATTATAGCTCTTCTGCGATAACTTTCTTGCTCGCTATCTTTCATGCTTTTCCCAAAATTTTGGGGAAAATGGTACGAGCAACGTGGACAGAGAATGAAACAGGCTTTCCCTAAATACGTTCTATTCACTTTTTCGTGGCAAAAGTCGATGGTACGCTCTGTGGTTAAACTTTTACACTTTCATACAATCTTACAGTAAATTAATTCGTGTGGCGCGTCCTATGTTGCGAAAAATCTATATATTCGCTTAAATGAATGATTTTGAATCGTATTACAATATTACTATAATTCTGTTTCACTTTTTTATGGTTATTCTTTCGTCATTCGCACAGTAACACTATAGCTCTTCTGCGATAACTTTCTTGCTCGCTATCTTTCATGGCTTTCCCCAAAATTTTGGGGAAAATGGTACGAGCAACGTGGACAGAGAATGAAACAGGCTTTCCCTAAATACGTTCTATTCACTTTTTCATGACAAAAGTCGATGATGCGCTCTGTGATTAAACTTTTACACTTTCATACAATCTTACAGTAAATTAATTTGTGTGGCGCGTCCTATGTTGCGAAAAATCTATATATTCGCTTAAATGAATGATTTTGAATCGTATTACAATATTACTACAACTCTGTTTCACTTTTTTATGGTTATTCTTTCGTCATTCGCACAGTAACACTATAGCTCTTCTGCGATAACTTTCTTGCTCGCTATCTTTCATGCTTTTCCCAAAATTTTGGGGAAAATGGTACGAGCAACGTGGACAGAGAATGAAACAGGCTTTCCCTAAATACGTTCTATTCACTTTTTCGTGGCAAAAGTCGATGGTACGCTCTGTGGTTAAACTTTTACACTTTCATACAATCTTACAGTAAATTAATTCGTGTGGCGCGTCCTAAGTTGCGAAAAATCTATATATTCGCTTAAATGAATGATTTTTAATCGTATTACAATATTACTACAACTCTGTTTCACTTTTTTATGGTTATTCTTTCGTCATTCGCACAGTAACACTATAGCTCTTCTGCGATAACTTTTTTGCTCGCTATCTTTCATGGCTTTCTCCAAAATTTTGGGGAAAATGGTACGAGCAACGTGGACAGAGAATGAAACAGGCTTTCCCTAAATACGTTCTATTCACTTTTTCGTGGCAAAAGTCGATGGTGCGCTCTGTGGTTAAATTTTTACACTTTCATACAATCTTACAGTAAATTAATTTGTGTGGCGCGTCCTATGTTGCGAAAAATCTATATATTCGCTTAAATGAATGATTTTGAATCGTATTACAATATTACTACAACTCTGTTTCACTTTTTTAAGGTTATTCTTTCGTCATTCGCACAGTAACACTATAGCTCTTCTGCGATAACTTTCTTGCTCGCTATCTTTCATGGCTTTTCCCaaaatttttgggaaaatggTACGAGCAACGTGGACAGAGAATGAAACAGGCTTTCCCTAAATACGTTCTATTCACTTTTTCATGGCAAAAGTCGATGGTGCGCTCTGTGGTTAAACTTTTACACTTTCATACAATCTTACAGTAAATTAATTCGTGTGGCGCGTCCTAAGTTGCGAAAAATCTATATATTCGCTTAAATGAATGATTTTTAATCGTATTACAATATTACTACAACTCTGTTTCACTTTTTTATGGTTATTCTTTCGTCATTCGCACAGTAACACTATAGCTCTTCTGCGATAACTTTTTTGCTCGCTATCTTTCATGGCTTTCTCCAAAATTTTGGGGAAAATGGTACGAGCAACGTGGACAGAGAATGAAACAGGCTTTCCCTAAATACGTTCTATTCACTTTTTCGTGGCAAAAGTCGATGGTGCGCTCTGTGGTTAAATTTTTACACTTTCATACAATCTTACAGTAAATTAATTTGTGTGGCGCGTCCTATGTTGCGAAAAATCTATATATTCGCTTAAATGAATGATTTTGAATCGTATTACAATATTACTACAACTCTGTTTCACTTTTTTAAGGTTATTCTTTCGTCATTCGCACAGTAACACTATAGCTCTTCTGCGATAACTTTCTTGCTCGCTATCTTTCATGGCTTTTCCCaaaatttttgggaaaatggTACGAGCAACGTGGACAGAGAATGAAACAGGCTTTCCCTAAATACGTTCTATTCACTTTTTCATGGCAAAAGTCGATGGTGCGCTCTGTGGTTAAACTTTTACACTTTCATACAATCTTACAGTAACTTAATTCGTGTGGCGCGTCCTATGTTGCGAAAAATCTATATATTCGCTTAAATGAATGATTTTGAATCGTATTACAATATAACTCTGTTTCACTTTTTTATGGTTATTCCCAGAATATAACTTTTCGATGTATTTTTTGGTTTCGTTGCGAAAGCAAGGAAGTTGCCAGTTTATTGTCCCATACCAACCCGGGCCCAGAAAATGACGTTTACTTTCTTGCCGGAGCGCAATATCCTAAGTAATACAATTCTGCGTTCACGAGCTTGACATTCCACGATAAAAGCTTACGATCCGCTACTTCCAGCAATTTCAAGATTGGCTTGAATCCATTCGCGATATACTGACTCCCAGTGCGTATGCAGACTGGGTCGAGGGAATTCTTGCCTCGACGTCGCGCAGCGAGGAATTTCGAAAATGGCTCAGAGCGTCGCAGACACACGATTCTCGCAAAGTGGATAAACATGACAGCATACGCGCAAAATTGAAATTTCCGGGACGAGTGCGGACAGAAAAGGAAGGGGCACAGGATGTGGCGGGAAATCAATATTCCATTTACGATACATTGGTAAACGCGGCAGAATTTCGATTGCATTTTCAGTGCACTGATTAAATTAATTGATGGTATTCGTGGAATAGTTAACATTCGGGAGCGAAATCGTCAGTGGGTCGTGGTCTGGGTGAAATGctgtttcgaataaaaaataagaCTGTTTTCAGAGAACATTTAGTAGATTGGGTTAGCATTAATTAATCGGgaataaatattgatttttgcGTTAACGAATACATCATTCCAAATACTTATTTGATTTTAcgtatataaaatttaattcaatcCGATTGACATATTTAATAATTACCGTAAAATTGATAACATTAcaattgaatattattattacatataattctGTACGAAGAATTTTATGAACCATCTGTACCTTTTTAAaagttaatttatttaaaatatgagGAACACAACATTATCATTGATTCTCATTATTTTACCGATTACAGGATGAACCAACCCAAGACGATTTAAACAAGATATCAGAAGAAATAAATAGCCTTCTACGCGAATGGAATTTGACGAATTTGAAAGACAAGTCgtttattaacgaaaatatttttttaccgGTACATAATAATTCAGAAACAGATACCTTGTATCATCGGAAAAAGGAAAAGGAAATTTCGTCACCAGACAATGAAGATGCCACCATGGAGGTCGTGGACACTCAAATCAGCAGTCCTAACGCTGATACTCGTGGCAATGTTCACAAACAAATTGTACTAACATCACAAAATGAAGAAATTCCTACTGCACAAGTTAATGATTTCTCTCTCGTAAGTATTTCCTATTAACCAATCGGTTTACAAGTCTTGTTTCTTATTGCATTCTCTTTGTTAAGAGCGTTCTAGGAACGTTAAGGGATTTATCTGTCGGCAATTATGAACTGCCATCATTGTGGACGGGATTCGATCAAGATTTCGACAAGGAAACTTCTGGAAAGGCGGATACTACCATTCGTATTAACGAAATCTCAAAAACTGAAACATATTCGGGCACGGAACGATATAGAAATAACGTTTCCGCCGATTTCCTAGAAATGTTAGTGAAATCATTGCCGCATTTTTCATTCGAAGATGTGCAAGGAAATTTTGATGAAAATTTATTCGATCGGAATCATCCAAATGTAAgttcttatattttatttgtagaagtagtttttctttttatattccCGAATGCAACACTTACAAGATATCGTGCTTAAAAATACGAACGCAGTTTTCGATACTGATCGATGATTCTTCTTATTAGAAACTCGTTAAGTTGTGCACGTAATCAATAACTTTACAGTTTATTGtgaaaataatttcattaatattACAAGATCAACGATGCTGAAAGCAATTTCTGCATTTGTCCGCTTGTTTTAGAATGCGAATAAAAACTACAGTTCAAGTGCAGTACCTTATTTCGGTGAAGACCGGTTTACGAGCAAAAACTTGGAAGAAGTTGCAGACCAATCTTCTTTCTACGGCGGAGCTCGCATAAACTTCACGTACAATTCCGAACCAAGAATCGATGGTAAGTTCTTCAACAAGTTAAGTAAGTTTGCTTATACCTGAACTTCCGAGACCATTACACTTTAATGATTCAGATATGGTGCAGACCTCAATacattaatgtttttttttattcaacatCATGCTCCAGTTATGAACAATCAATGGAAAGAAACAAATATAGATAATCCGTTCTTATGATCAACCCTTGTCGACGAAAGTTAAAAACCATTACATATCGTTaacatttgaataaaatttgatatttcaatAAATACACGTTTTATCGAATTAAATGTTAAAATATTATAGTTAAGCATATAACGCATTGTTTATATTGCAATAGTGTATTGCAATTTTGTGTATATgacaaataaaagaataataacgagaaaaagaaaatacaaaatgaaataagaattaaatattaagaaatttgttttaaataaaactaatattTTCGTTGTCACAGTACAAATTTTTATCCTACGTTAACAAAGTTTACTACACCCAAGAATATTCATCTATGTattcaatttttccattttacaCGGCGCTTCAATTGTCCATAATAAATCGAAAGTAACAAGCGGAAAGATTAATTGAATTCTCCACTTTAGATATGTTAAAGACGCTGCCCCGTGCTTCgtagaaataaaaattcaagaaaAATATGAACGACGAAAATATGAAAGACTAGGCATGCAAACGaataaatcgaatttttctgAACAGTTGAAACATTAATTTTAGTTAATAACAACAGAATACTTGTTTTACTTTCCTCCAAAATGCACTTCGAGTTTCGTTGAAGAATTGAATTCTTTGTACGCATGTCTACTAATATcatgaatatattattattctaacaaataatattattgatataacaACTTATTTAAGGAAGAACGATATAACGTGTAGAGCTCTTTACTAATTATGTAAAGAAAAGATAAAATTGATCGAATAATTACCTTGCAGGGAGCAGAAAGAAAGATGCAAAATAAACTTTCGTTAGTAAAGTGAGTAACAAATATGCTACTTGTTAAAATTTCCTCGAAAGTATGAAAGTGAAACGAATCGCTGCTAAAATAAATCCGTCGGTTTTTATTATATCGCGTATAAAATTCACGGTGTTTAGTTTCGTATCGTTACCCCCTTGGGACTATAATTTATCGAATTCAGCATCGTTAGCTACCAAACAGCTGTAGTCTAAAGCGTGCGTAAATCGGTCCCCCAGAAAAATACAAAAAGAGGTAGCGGGCAACGATTCCggatgccccccccccccctctaaCCAAAAAACCTGGTTCCACCGAGAAGTAATTTTAATTGGCAACATATTTAAGACCGTTATGTATCCTGGTTAGTTTTCATTAATTTGAGGCCGACGGcaattgatttaacattttTAGAAAGTTGCGTTGAGTGACGCAATCCCTTTTTAAGAGCTTTTTtctttattctattatataatgttGCAGGGAAATTAAAAACCGCAGGTGTTTCCACGAACTACTTACTTCCTATATCGATAAAAGGAGATGGGTTTTTTCCTTCAATATCACTGTTCaccaattatttaaaaaatgcgatctTTATACAGACACCAGCCATTCGATTATTAAGAGATAATGCATTTTTGTGCATGTGTGAGTATGTGCCAGTAACTTTATACTCAACGTGCAGCTTAACATTAAATTAAACAGActttaataattatgaaaaataaatgtttGAATCATTTTAACAGGTTGgatataataatctaatattttttaattctttcaatCTTTTAACCGTTTCaaatcataaatgcatgaaatccctAGTCCATTAGAAACATTTCTAATTTATTACGCCATAAGGGATGTTCTAGCCAACGGAATAAATTTTTTTCCAACTTTATATAGTAATTCATCCACAATCTAGTCATTAACCCTTCCACACGCGCGTTTTCCAAGAGAATTTAACAACAGAAAATAACATTAAAACGTGAGATCAATATATGCATTCGTTGACATTTGGTTTGCTTCTTTATATGTCTTTCCGATCATAAAATTACTATAACCGGGTAAATCGTTCTGCGCTATACAACAGTTAACGTCAACCATAAAAGGTACAGCTCTTCGAATTTA is from Megalopta genalis isolate 19385.01 chromosome 4, iyMegGena1_principal, whole genome shotgun sequence and encodes:
- the LOC117218408 gene encoding uncharacterized protein LOC117218408 isoform X1 translates to MYNGLPVPVMSIVLATSAITIDHYSVASTALVHITMPRKSLKYFTLIVLFLFVTSVHLQNLIRTEIGGNNHLACAYVHCEKAESCVHRRFRCKNPPCPGMLYCAKSRKESQRGPSTCDTVHCSNGFLCMVKVRQCIWDQKCKQQIARCVSQQEYYDGPASCAGFKCLQGHQCILRESLCANPPCKLLRSCSKNRDVHTWFGECRSLGCSSEFDCFLRRPRNTCSNPPCKHTTDCITAAENEMADEHCRGWICPRKHKCVAETVTSCESNNCNVNRTCIAIPQNNSSFARRSLSNEDINVQSPEDNVKQFQDWLESIRDILTPSAYADWVEGILASTSRSEEFRKWLRASQTHDSRKVDKHDSIRAKLKFPGRVRTEKEGAQDVAGNQYSIYDTLDEPTQDDLNKISEEINSLLREWNLTNLKDKSFINENIFLPVHNNSETDTLYHRKKEKEISSPDNEDATMEVVDTQISSPNADTRGNVHKQIVLTSQNEEIPTAQVNDFSLSVLGTLRDLSVGNYELPSLWTGFDQDFDKETSGKADTTIRINEISKTETYSGTERYRNNVSADFLEMLVKSLPHFSFEDVQGNFDENLFDRNHPNNANKNYSSSAVPYFGEDRFTSKNLEEVADQSSFYGGARINFTYNSEPRIDDIARSNRPDQSRGDNTGISSIQIMNENNDAADLDRFFEMHEDALLPYIQTLIEAMDLANDSSNELKRNTDVENLEKESRTREPSYENKGLQSFYNLPSYGSSDHDHVDVKNRNNKT
- the LOC117218408 gene encoding uncharacterized protein LOC117218408 isoform X3; this translates as MYNGLPVPVMSIVLATSAITIDHYSVASTALVHITMPRKSLKYFTLIVLFLFVTSVHLQNLIRTEIGGNNHLACAYVHCEKAESCVHRRFRCKNPPCPGMLYCAKSRKESQRGPSTCDTVHCSNGFLCMVKVRQCIWDQKCKQQIARCVSQQEYYDGPASCAGFKCLQGHQCILRESLCANPPCKLLRSCSKNRDVHTWFGECRSLGCSSEFDCFLRRPRNTCSNPPCKHTTDCITAAENEMADEHCRGWICPRKHKCVAETVTSCESNNCNVNRTCIAIPQNNSSFARRSLSNEDINVQSPEDNVKQFQDWLESIRDILTPSAYADWVEGILASTSRSEEFRKWLRASQTHDSRKVDKHDSIRAKLKFPGRVRTEKEGAQDVAGNQYSIYDTLDEPTQDDLNKISEEINSLLREWNLTNLKDKSFINENIFLPVHNNSETDTLYHRKKEKEISSPDNEDATMEVVDTQISSPNADTRGNVHKQIVLTSQNEEIPTAQVNDFSLSVLGTLRDLSVGNYELPSLWTGFDQDFDKETSGKADTTIRINEISKTETYSGTERYRNNVSADFLEMLVKSLPHFSFEDVQGNFDENLFDRNHPNNANKNYSSSAVPYFGEDRFTSKNLEEVADQSSFYGGARINFTYNSEPRIDDMVQTSIH